The Desulfotomaculum sp. genome contains a region encoding:
- a CDS encoding arginine decarboxylase, pyruvoyl-dependent, with translation MLPTPRKYFLTAAGAEGKDILTAFDKALLNAGIGNINLLRVSSILPPGAEYDDTIFIPAGSLVPTAYGYTISQNPGERIAAAIGVGFASTSFGVIMEFAGICSEEEARNKIRDMLTEAMINRGVEIVDMRIVSVEHTVERIGCILAAAPMWY, from the coding sequence ATGCTGCCCACCCCCCGTAAATATTTCTTAACCGCCGCCGGAGCGGAGGGAAAAGACATCCTGACAGCTTTCGATAAAGCCCTTTTAAATGCGGGCATCGGAAATATAAATCTGCTCCGGGTAAGCAGTATTCTGCCGCCGGGCGCGGAATACGACGACACTATTTTTATTCCCGCCGGTTCGCTGGTGCCGACCGCCTACGGGTATACGATCAGCCAGAATCCGGGTGAGCGGATCGCCGCAGCCATAGGTGTGGGCTTCGCTTCCACTTCTTTTGGCGTGATTATGGAATTTGCCGGGATCTGCTCGGAAGAGGAGGCCCGGAATAAAATCAGGGACATGCTGACCGAGGCAATGATTAACCGGGGAGTGGAAATTGTCGATATGAGAATTGTTTCCGTTGAGCATACTGTTGAAAGAATCGGCTGCATCCTGGCTGCAGCCCCAATGTGGTATTAA
- a CDS encoding spermidine synthase (catalyzes the formation of spermidine from putrescine and S-adenosylmethioninamine), giving the protein MNQWFTELQTPDMAISCRTSKLLHHEKTPFQELAIYDTIQFGRMLTLDDVIQTTIKDEFVYHEMITHVGLNTHPCPLRVLVIGGGDGGSIREILKHSQVEKATLVEIDGRVIETSKMYLPEISCSLEDPRLEIIVDDGIEHVRQNKNTYDMVIVDSTDPVGPAEGLFALDFYRNISESLTGEGLFVAQTESPFFNSDLIRNVFKSISSVFPVVRLYLACVPTYPGGMWSFTMGSKKYDPLKAEPVSLPDCRYYSPELHKAAFKLPPFVAELVKS; this is encoded by the coding sequence ATGAATCAGTGGTTTACCGAGCTTCAGACTCCGGACATGGCTATAAGCTGCCGGACCTCAAAACTTCTCCATCATGAAAAAACACCGTTTCAGGAACTGGCCATTTACGACACGATCCAGTTCGGGCGGATGCTGACTTTGGACGACGTTATCCAGACTACAATCAAAGACGAGTTTGTTTATCACGAAATGATCACCCATGTGGGCCTGAACACTCACCCCTGCCCCCTGCGCGTCCTGGTCATCGGCGGCGGGGACGGCGGCTCGATCCGGGAAATCCTCAAACACAGCCAGGTGGAAAAAGCGACCCTGGTGGAGATTGACGGCCGGGTGATTGAGACTTCCAAAATGTATCTGCCGGAGATAAGCTGCAGCCTTGAGGATCCCCGCCTGGAGATTATCGTGGACGACGGCATTGAACATGTCAGGCAGAATAAGAATACTTACGATATGGTCATCGTTGACTCCACGGACCCTGTCGGGCCGGCGGAAGGACTGTTCGCCCTCGATTTTTACCGGAACATTTCCGAATCCCTGACCGGGGAAGGCCTTTTTGTGGCCCAGACCGAATCGCCTTTTTTCAACAGCGATTTGATCAGGAACGTGTTTAAAAGTATTTCGTCTGTCTTTCCTGTGGTCAGGCTTTACCTGGCTTGCGTGCCCACTTATCCCGGGGGCATGTGGTCTTTTACGATGGGCAGCAAAAAATACGACCCCCTGAAAGCGGAACCGGTAAGCCTGCCGGATTGCCGCTACTACAGCCCGGAGCTGCATAAGGCCGCCTTCAAGCTGCCTCCCTTTGTTGCGGAGCTGGTCAAAAGCTGA
- the speB gene encoding agmatinase, translating into MFKRTASFMRSAEDLFSAGAVILGAPLDLTTTFRSGTRLGPESIRQVSESLEEYSPGLDRDLSDYKYYDTGDVILPQGLLEESLKRIKSAAGTFLRSKKFLLTLGGEHLISLPVIEAAHQIYPGLAVLHFDAHADFRDEYLGVRLSHATVMRRVAEVVGGGSVFQLGIRSGSRQEMKNARSQTNFYDGEIIPALKEIIPAVSQRPVYVTLDIDVIDPAYAPGTGAPEPCGCTPGEIIQALYLLKDMHVVGMDLVEVSPACDPSWRTSILAAKLVREAILLFTT; encoded by the coding sequence ATGTTTAAAAGAACCGCCAGTTTTATGAGAAGCGCCGAAGACCTGTTTTCAGCCGGCGCGGTTATTCTGGGAGCGCCGCTGGATCTGACGACCACCTTCAGGTCGGGAACGCGCCTCGGTCCGGAATCGATCAGGCAGGTCAGCGAAAGCTTGGAAGAATACAGCCCCGGCTTGGACCGCGACCTCTCCGACTATAAATACTACGACACCGGAGATGTCATACTGCCGCAGGGTTTGCTGGAAGAAAGCCTTAAGCGCATAAAAAGCGCCGCCGGGACCTTCCTGCGCTCTAAGAAATTCCTGCTCACGCTGGGCGGCGAGCACCTGATAAGCCTGCCCGTGATTGAAGCGGCTCATCAAATCTACCCCGGACTGGCCGTGCTTCATTTTGACGCTCACGCTGATTTCAGGGATGAATACCTGGGGGTAAGGCTTTCCCACGCTACGGTAATGCGGCGGGTGGCGGAAGTGGTTGGAGGCGGCAGTGTTTTCCAGCTGGGCATCCGCTCCGGCAGCCGGCAGGAAATGAAGAACGCACGCAGCCAGACCAATTTTTATGACGGGGAGATAATTCCAGCTTTAAAAGAAATAATACCGGCTGTCAGTCAACGTCCGGTATATGTAACCCTGGATATTGATGTTATCGACCCGGCTTACGCCCCGGGAACAGGGGCGCCTGAGCCATGCGGCTGTACGCCCGGGGAAATAATCCAGGCTCTTTACCTGTTAAAAGACATGCATGTCGTGGGTATGGACCTGGTCGAAGTAAGCCCTGCCTGCGATCCCTCCTGGCGAACTTCCATCCTGGCGGCCAAGCTCGTCCGCGAAGCGATCCTTCTATTTACCACCTAG